The following proteins are encoded in a genomic region of Primulina huaijiensis isolate GDHJ02 chromosome 3, ASM1229523v2, whole genome shotgun sequence:
- the LOC140973418 gene encoding patellin-4-like has product MPEERSDEDPSSEESELESSDKEECDPAYSIVEMKRSRKEALLEFRCRVEDAIRGNYLFGLKRGIFFSQEDAKKGDLKDIKLWGVPLLPSENHEGINIILIKFLKAKNYKVHEAFTLLRRTLKWRIDFNADKILEENLRPEPDYLWFSNGMDKEGRPLCYNVLGKKSKKKFSSNCERFKAFLRWRVQCVERGIQNLHFRPGGEDSIIQIIDLKNAPGTAVKEVMLICKKMMALLHDHYPGMVYKNLIINVPAWFMALHALNLRLISQRSKNKFVFVKPSKVTETLLKYATPENIVVEYGGLKRENDTEFSANDKVLEQNIRANTTDQIQIPINEVEVTVTWDVTVVGYDVTYKEEFIPEDDCSYMILLQKEKKMGATVRNSFHIREPGKIVITIVNGSFTKKKVFYRYKSKPSVPMYMFLK; this is encoded by the exons ATGCCGGAGGAAAGATCCGATGAAGATCCTAGCAGTGAAGAAAGCGAGCTGGAATCATCTGATAAAGAAGAATGTGATCCAGCCTATTCCATTGTTGAAATGAAAAGATCACGAAAGGAGGCCTTGCTTGAATTTCGATGCAGGGTGGAGGATGCAATTCGTGGAAACTATCTGTTTGGCCTGAAAAGAGGGATTTTTTTCTCCCAAGAAGATGCCAAGAAAGGAGATTTGAAGGACATTAAGCTGTGGGGTGTCCCTTTATTGCCTAGTGAAAATCACGAGGGGATAAATATCATTCTGATAAAATTCTTGAAAGCAAAGAATTACAAGGTGCACGAGGCATTTACTTTACTGCGCAGGACCCTGAAATGGCGTATAGATTTTAATGCAGATAAAATTCTCGAAGAGAATTTAAGGCCTGAGCCTGATTATTTGTGGTTCAGCAATGGTATGGATAAAGAAGGCCGCCCTTTGTGTTACAATGTGTTGGGCAAgaaatcaaagaagaaattctcGAGCAATTGTGAGAGATTCAAAGCTTTCTTGAGGTGGAGGGTTCAGTGCGTTGAAAGAGGGATTCAGAATCTCCATTTTAGGCCTGGTGGAGAGGATTCGattattcagattattgatTTGAAGAATGCTCCTGGAACTGCAGTCAAGGAGGTCATGCTGATTTGCAAGAAAATGATGGCCCTGCTTCATGATCATTATCCTGGAATGGTCTACAAAAAT TTAATCATAAATGTTCCAGCTTGGTTTATGGCTCTACATGCTCTAAACTTACGGCTCATCTCACAACGAAGCAAGAACAAGTTCGTTTTTGTGAAGCCATCAAAAGTTACAGAAACCCTTCTCAa ATATGCCACCCCAGAAAACATAGTAGTTGAATATGGTGGCCTGAAAAGAGAGAATGACACTGAATTCTCCGCAAAtgataaagttcttgaacaAAATATCAGAGCAAATACGACCGACCAAATTCAGATACCAATCAATGAG GTTGAAGTTACGGTGACATGGGATGTAACGGTCGTCGGATATGATGTGACCTACAAAGAGGAATTCATACCAGAAGATGATTGTTCATACATGATCTTGCTTCAAAAGGAGAAGAAAATGGGGGCGACTGTGAGAAATTCCTTTCACATTAGAGAGCCTGGGAAAATAGTGATAACTATAGTTAATGGTTCATTCACAAAAAAGAAGGTGTTCTATAGGTACAAGAGCAAGCCTAGTGTGCCTATGTATATGTTCCTTAAATGA